The sequence below is a genomic window from Elusimicrobiales bacterium.
CCACGCCCCAAGGCACAGCGCCGCGGTAAACAGCAGGAAAAATGCTCTCCCCTGCATCATTTTTTTGCGAACTTCAACGTTTCGCCGTCTTCGGCGGTATCAACGAGCATGACGCTGCCCTGCTCGCATTTGCGCTTTAGCAGCTCTTCGGACAGCGGGTCTTCCAGCTGGCGCTGCAATGTGCGCAGCATCGGGCGCGCGCCGTAATTGGGGTCAAACCCTTTTTTGACCAGCAGCGCGCGCGCCGTTTCCGTAAGCTCCAGCTCCAGCCCCTGCGCCTTTAGCTTTTCGCGCACGCGCTTTAGCAGCAGGTCCAGGATTTGCGACATATGCTCCATGTTCAGCGGATGGAAGACTATGATTTCGTCTATGCGGTTGATGAATTCCGGGTTGAACACGCGCCGCACTTCCTCCATCACGGTGGACTTCATCTGCTGGTAGTCCTTCTGCTCGTCGTCATGCGCCACAAAGCCCAGCGACTTGCCCTTGGATATCAGCCGCGCGCCCACATTGGAGGTCATTATTATGACGCAGTTCTTGAAGCTGACCTTGTGGCCAAGGCTGTCGGTCATCTGGCCTTCGTCAAGCACCTGCAAAAGGATGTTGAACACGTCGGGATGGGCTTTTTCTATTTCATCCAGCACCACCACCGAATACGGCTTGCGCCGCACCACCTCGGTGAGCTGGCCGCCTTCCTCGTAGCCCACGTATCCGGGCGGCGCGCCGATAAGGCGGGAGACGGCGAATTTCTCCATGTACTCCGACATGTCTATGCGCACCATCGCGTCTTCGTTTGCAAACAGGAAAGACGCCAGCACCCGCGCCAGCTCGGTTTTGCCCACGCCGGTAGGTCCAAGGAACAGGAAACCGCCTATGGGCCGCTTGGGGTCTTTCAGTCCGGTGCGGCTGCGCCGTATGGCCTGAGAAATGGTTTTGACCGCCTCGTCCTGGCCGATGATGCGGCGGTGCAGCTCCTCCTCCATGTGCATGAGCCGCTCGGATTCGCTTTCGGTCAGCCGGGTTACGGGGATGCCCGTCCACTTGGAGGCGACCATGGCGATATCGTCGGCGCTGACGGTGGGGATTATCTGGTTTTTTTTCTCGCGCCATTCGCGGCGGGACTGCTCCAGCCCGCGGCGCAGCTCCTTTTCGTGGTCGCGGGCCTTGGCGGCGCGCTCGTACTCCTGGGCGGCGATGGCGGCGTTTTTTTCCTTCACGGCGGCCTCTATTTCGGCCTCTTTTTCCTTCATCAGCGGCGGCACGGAGGAAACCTGCAATCTCGCCCGCGAGCCGGCCTCGTCCAGAATGTCTATGGATTTGTCCGGCTGGGCGCGGTCTGTTATATAGCGGTCGGCTATGGTGGCGGCGGCGATGATGGCCTCGTCGGCGAATTTTATGCGGTGATGCGTTTCGTAGCGGTTTTTGAGGCCCTGCAAAATCTCCACCGTCTCCTCCACGGAGGGCGGGTCCACTATGATGGGCTGGAAACGGCGCTCCAGCGCGGGGTCGTGCTCTATATGCTTGCGGTATTCGTCGAAGGTGGTGGCGCCGATGCACTGCAGCTCGCCGCGCGCCAGCGCGGGCTTTAACATGTTGGAGGCGTCTATCGCGCCCTCCGCCGCGCCCGCGCCGATTATGGTGTGCAGCTCGTCTATGAA
It includes:
- a CDS encoding ATP-dependent Clp protease ATP-binding subunit; its protein translation is MSTRFTDRAQKVILIAQEEAKRLNHDYVGTEHILLGLVALGEGVAAQVLTNLGVDFKKVRQEIEKIVGTGDNMMLLGEIPFTPRAKKVLEYAVEEAQHMGHSYIGTEHILLGLIREEEGVAARVLENLGLKLDAVREAVLEFIGEGDEPQEQQRQSHQKESPAPKGKTKTPTLDEFARDLTQLAREGKLDPVIGRENEIERLVQILARRTKNNPVLIGEPGVGKTAIVEGLAQKIASGEVSDILAGKRLLTVDLASVVAGTKYRGEFEQRLKSIIDEIRKARNQIIMFIDELHTIIGAGAAEGAIDASNMLKPALARGELQCIGATTFDEYRKHIEHDPALERRFQPIIVDPPSVEETVEILQGLKNRYETHHRIKFADEAIIAAATIADRYITDRAQPDKSIDILDEAGSRARLQVSSVPPLMKEKEAEIEAAVKEKNAAIAAQEYERAAKARDHEKELRRGLEQSRREWREKKNQIIPTVSADDIAMVASKWTGIPVTRLTESESERLMHMEEELHRRIIGQDEAVKTISQAIRRSRTGLKDPKRPIGGFLFLGPTGVGKTELARVLASFLFANEDAMVRIDMSEYMEKFAVSRLIGAPPGYVGYEEGGQLTEVVRRKPYSVVVLDEIEKAHPDVFNILLQVLDEGQMTDSLGHKVSFKNCVIIMTSNVGARLISKGKSLGFVAHDDEQKDYQQMKSTVMEEVRRVFNPEFINRIDEIIVFHPLNMEHMSQILDLLLKRVREKLKAQGLELELTETARALLVKKGFDPNYGARPMLRTLQRQLEDPLSEELLKRKCEQGSVMLVDTAEDGETLKFAKK